GTCCTAGAGAGCTCCCCGCTTAATGGGGCGTGCCCCTGTTGCTCTCGTGCGGATCGACCAAGGGGGGCATTCTCATGAAGCGTTCGTCGTAGAGCGGCGTTCTCCAAGGCAAGGGACGCCCGAGGCAAGAACGCGGCCCGAAGGACGCAGAGCAGGGTGGACGGGAGTGTTCCCATGAGACCGCCGACTGCGGGCGATCCAGGTCTAGCTACCGCATGCACTCCAGGACGTCGGTCGCGGTGATCACTCGGTACGAGCGACGCCCCGCGGCGCGACCAGGCGGGGCCTGCAATTCCGGCACGAACACGGCGTTAACAATGCGCTTGTCGCGGGCCCAGGGCCCGTCAGGCAGACCCTTGGCCAGGAGAGCCCGACCGATTCGGTCGACCTCGGACTCGGAGACTGGCTTTTCCGACCATTTCACTTCGCCGATGAGCAGGGCGTCATCGCCGGGCGATGACGCCACGATATCCCACTCGGGCCCGTCGCCACGCCAGAAGCGGCGTGCGGGTCCCCATGGTCCGTCCTCCCCCAGCGTCGTCCGGGTCAGCCGAGGGACCGAAGCGCGGCACAGATCTTCCCAGGCCTCAGACACGAGCCGTACGCGGTGCCGCTGCCAGATCGCAGCCCGCGCGGCTCGCCCACCCACCGCGAGCGCTGCACGCTGCGGCGCCACCACCCGGAACCACATTCGGATGAACGGATCCCCGATCTGGTACAACGATCGCTTCCCCCCGCGGTCCGGAGCGCCAAACGGCTGCTCGCGCGTCAGAAGGCCGAGTTCCTGCAACCTGCCCAATGGGCGGGTAAGCGAGGTGGCGGGCACCCCGATCCGACCCGCGATCTCTGAGAGACGATGGGCACCACCTCCGACAACGTCGAGGATTGGTCGCAGACCGGTAGCCGGGGGAAGTTCTTCCACTAGCAGGCGATCCGGTTCCGCGTGAAGCGTGCCGTTCGGGTCCAGAACGAGGGTGTCGATCGCCGCGTCCGTGTCCATCCGGAACGGCTCCGCCAGCTCCCAGTAGCGCGGAATCCCGCCCCAGGCCGCCCACGCTGAAATTGAACGCGTCGGACGGTCCATCCCTAGCGCCTTCCCAATATACCCGGCCCGCAGGGGGTGAAGCTCGAAGGCCTCGCTAGCGCGGCCGAAGAGCGGAGAAGTTCGATCGAGCTGGAACCCCTGCATCATGTGCTGAGAAGACCCCGCAAGGGCGACGCAGAGCCGGGCCGAGCGGGCCTCATGATCGATGAACCCTTGCAGGACGCTGGGCAACTCTGGGCTCGCGGCCACAAGGTAGGGAAGTTCGTCGATGACGAGGGGACCCCGCCACCCGGCATGCCCCGCTTGACGGGCAAGCGCTCGCAAGAGCGTGCGCCAGTCCGGGTACTCCGACTCGGCGAAACCGTCCAGCACCGAGGAGAGGGATTCGGCGAAGTATCGCCTCTGCACAGACCCCGCCGACTGGTCGGCCAGCGTATAGAGACCGCCCGCGAGTCGCACCCACTCGAGCATGAGCCGCGTCTTGCCGACCCGCCGGCGCCCCCAGAGGACGACCAACCCGCCGCCCTCGCGGGCCGACAGGTTGAGCAGGCGCCGCATCTCTTCTTCGCGGTCGAGGAACTTCATAGGGCCTTATTATGCCAACGATCATAATGCTGTCAAGCATAATTAGCCCGCCAACCGACGGGGCGTACTCCGCGATTGCTCCACGTGGGCCGTACACCGCGAAAACACCGCCCTCCACGCCCGCAGCGAAGCTGCTGGGAAGGCCCTCCGCCGTTCGGAGGACTCCCAGCAGCTCGTCGCCCGCCACCGGTCCGCGGTGGCCCTCCACGAATCCCTTCGGGGGCTACTTCAGCAGCACGATCGCGCGCGAGCCGGTCTCGCCCCCGCTGCGCAGCCGCATGTAGTATCGTCCCGAAGCGACCTGCGCGCCGTTCTCCCCGCATCCGTCCCAGAGGACAAGCCCCGAACCGCGGGTAGGGACGATGGTGAGCCGGCGGATGATCCGGCCCTGAACGTCGAGAATCTCCGCGGCGACCGGGCGCGATCCCGTCCCCTCGAGAGCCACCGTCACATGTCCGGTTGTCGGGTTCGGCGAGGGCGGAGATAATCTCAGTCGTTCGGATCCGAGATCCGCCGCGGCGTGGGGACCGTCATCGACTGAGGAGGGCTCGCGCACCGTGATCAGGATTCTCGGGCTCATCGGCACCGGGCTCTCCGCCGCTCGGAACAAACCGCGGCCGATCCCTCCGTTGATCGTCTCGGTCTGGTGGCGCACCACCAGCCCGTAGTCCGGCATGCCGCTGGCCCACGCCTGAACCAGCGATGTCACGTCCCACTCGAGGATCCCGATGTCCCCTTCCCGGCCCACGGTCTCCACATCGACGACTTGAGAGACATGCGCCGCCTGGTTCATCCATGTGATCTCGAACTCCTCCCATGGCTCGACGACCCGGTGCACGCTGCACGGCGAACCCTCCTGTCCAGGGCCTGTTTCGTGCTGGTCCAGCCATAGGAGGGCGCTGGCGATCTGTCTGCCCGCGATCGCCTCGAGATCGAACTTCGCGTATGTGCGAAAGAAGCCGGGCCCCCACTCGTCCGTGCTTCCGGCGCCGAGGTCCGGGAGTCCCCCGAAGTTCGCCTCGGGCATGAAGCTCGTCGTGTAGACATCCTCGACGGCCGTAAAGACGACGGCCCCGGGCGTCAGATCATGCATGTTCCGGACGGTGAGCTGGAGCCAGGCGTAGTCCGTGGGATCGGAGTAGGACTCGGTCATGGGCGAGTTGATGCAGAGATCAAGCGTGCCCGCGCCGATCTCCTTCGATACGAGCATAGGCACGCCGCTGCTGTTGCGAGCGGCGATTATCATATCCGGGTCCGTCAGCCGGGTCTGGTAGCACGTGGCCGACCAGTCCTGGAAGTCGAAGATCCAATTGTGGCTGCGCGCGAGGTAGCTGGTCAACTCCTCCATGCGCACGTGCGGTGCCGCGGCGAGCTCCGTCCACTGGTGGTTGTTGGTGTCGTTCTCGAGCAGGTAGGCGTTCAGCCCCTGCGCGTAGGCGGGGTAGTCGCTGCCCCCATAGAAGTGCAGGTGCCCTCCCTGGGCCGCGTAGTCGGCGACGTGCTGCAGGCTGGCTTGCTCGATGGAACCCCCGTGAATGGCCACGTATACGTGCGCATAGGGGGAGAGATCGAGGCCCGTCCAGTCCTCGCCGTAGAACTCGTGGAAGGGGATGCCGAGCGTGACGAGGGCCTGGCGCACCGCCGTCTCGTGAATCCCGATGAGCATCACGTCGGCCGGGATCGGATCGGAACAGCCGACGGGCCATGCGCCGATCAGGCCGCAATCGGGATTGTGTTGGCCGGCGCAGGGGGAAGAGTCATGCAGCGTGTAGGGCTCGGCGGGATTGTCGTCCAAACAGAAGAGCGGGTCCTCGCAGATGTTGCCGTTCTGGCCGAGCTGATCCGCGATGTGACCCACCCAGTCTCCGCCCTCGTTGCCGTAGATGTCGGTGCAATCGATTTGCACCGATCCGCCGCCTTGCCCGCCGATGGCGGCGCCCGAGTAGCCGAAGGCGAAGATGTTGCTCGAGAGGGTCACCAGGCCATCCCCGAGGCGGTGGAGCCCGCTTCCTCCTTCCGCGGAGGCGTTGTGGTAGAAGGTGGAGTGCGACAGCGTCGTGAGGTTGCCGGAGCTATCCCACCTGAAGATCGCGCCCCCTTCTCCGGTGGCTGTGTTGTCCGAGAAGGTGCACCAAGAGACGGCGAGATTCTCGCACCAAGCGTCGATGGCGCCACCCCGGTCGGCGCTGTTTCCAATGAAGCGACACCGATCCGCCGTGGTTGCGTCGGCTTCCGTGAAGATGGCGCCGCCGCTTCCGAACTCATTGCTCGCACTGTTCCCATAGAAGACGCATCCGGTGACAGTGCACAGCGTGAAACCATCGAGGCTAAGCGCGCCGCCTTCGAAGCGACAGGAGTTGCCGGAAAAGACGCAGTCGGTGAAGCTCACCGAGCCCATCTCGACAAGCACGGCGCCGCCATGCCAGGACGCGTCGTTCTGGAGGAAGCTGCACCCGCTGACATCGGACTCGCCGAAGGTGAACTTGATTGCGGCCCCGCGTTCCCCGCAGCGGTTTGCCGTGAATCTGCAGTCCGTGATACGCGGACTGCCGGACAGACTGGCGATGGCGCCGCCGTCTCTTGCCTGGTTGGAGTCGAAGGAGCAACCCTCGATGGTCGGCGCCGAGCCCGACCCCGATATGACCACGGCCCCTCCCGACTCGTTGGGCGCCAGGTTGTTCCGGAAGCTGCAGCCGCGGAAGACAGGCGTGCATGACGAACTGATTCGGACGGCCCCTCCGGATCCGATGTCGGAACCTGCGTAACCGTTACGCATCTCGATGTTCTCGATCACGCACCAGTCCATGTTCATCTGTTCGAAGACGAAGGCGCGGTGCTGGGTCTCCGGACTTCCCTGACAGTCGATCACGCATAGGGCGGGGTTGCCGCTCGCCGAGCGCAGCGTGACGGGCCGGTTGGGGAAGAGGATGTCGCGGTTGCCGTTTCCCGTGTAGGTCCCGTTCTCGAGCTCGACGATCGATCCGTACCATGCGCCGTCCAAGGCCGCCTGGATCGTCGGGAAGTCCCCGCTGCCGTCGGGGCGCAGCGTGTACACATGCGGGCCGCAGGCGACCGGGAAGGCGCCGATGAGATCGCAGTCGTGGTTGGGAAATGAGAAGGGGGCGCAGGGGGAGTTCGCGCACAGGTAGTAGGGATGGCTCGGGTCCCGGCAGAGGAGCGGATCGAGCGAGATGTTGCCGTTCTGCCCTTCCTGGCCCGCCAGACATCCGGTCCAGTCACCCCCGGCATTGCCGAAGACATCGCAGCAGCTCAGCGTCGCCGAGGAACCAACCACGCAGCGCACCGCCGCGTGGTCGCCGAAGACGATCATCGTATGCGCCAGCGCCGCCGTCGACCCGGAGTCGAGGTAGATGGCCCGGCCATAGGTCTCGTGCAGGGTGCAGCTCGTCAAGGTCAGGTCGCTGAACGAGCAGTAGACATCCCCGCCTCCGAGGCTCGCGGAGCGGTTGCGATGGAAGAGGCAACCCGTGGCGTTCGCCGTCGTGCCATCCTCCAGATAGATCGCTCCGCCGCCCATACCCGACTGGTCGGCGCGGTTCAGGATGAAGGTGCAGCCGGTGATCTGCAGGTCGCAGCCTGTGGGGGCGTAGATCGCCCCGCCACCCATGTCGGCGTAATTGTCGTAGAAGATGCACTGGTCGATCGTCAGCGAGGTCTCGTAGAGATCCAAAGCCCCGCCCGGGTCCAGGACATAGGCGTGCTGGATGGTGATGCCTTCCAGCAGGCTTCCTGCCCCCTGGTCATCGATGGAGAAACCGCGGTGACGGTCCGAGATGCTTCCCTGACAGTCGATGATGCACGATCCCCCGGGGCCGTTTTGGGCTCGGATCGTAAGCCGCTTGTCCAGTTGGATGTCACGATTGCCGGCGCCGGTGAACCAGCCGTCGGTGAGCTCGATCGTGTCGCCGTCGACAGCGGCATCGATCGCCGCCTGAATGGTCGCGAAGTCCCCGCCGCCGTCGGGGCGTACGACATGAGTCGCTGCGATTGCCGCTGCCGGCAGGAAGAGGCTGGCCGCCAAGCAGAAGAAAGCCGCCGGGCGGATGCTCGCCGCCGGGCGGGGACGCCGCGCCAGGCGGGATCTCGGCGCCAGACTCAATAGAGGAAAGAGCCCCATACCTGAACTCCATGACCTGGATCCCATTCCCGAATCCCCCTTCATGTGTCTGCTCATCACCAGGGCATCCTGCCCGCCAACTCCACTCCGTCGCCCATAGAAACGCGGGAGCGAGACGGAAATCACAGGGCGCACCGCCCGGAGTGGTGACGGCCGATCGCAAACCGTCATGGGCGTCGCGGTCCTGCGGGTTCCCGGCAGGACCTCGCGGGGCGGACACTCCACTGAAGGGTGTTTCCGGGCTCCGAGGCTGGTACAATCGCCCCGTTCCTGCTGTGATGACAGGGGGGTAGCCGGCGTTACATGTCACAGAAGCGACCTGTGTCCGAGCCTTCGGACCAAGAGCTGGTCCGGTTGGCCAAGGCTGATCCGGAAGGCGAGGCGTCTCGGCGTGCGGCCTGCATGCTCCTCTCGCGACATCGCGACCGGGTCTACGCTTGGTGCTATCGGCGGCTGGGGAACGCCGATGAGGCCCTCGACGCGGCGCAGGAGGTTCTGCTGAGCGCGTATCGCCACCTGTCGACCTACGAGCCCCGCGGGGAATTCGGGACTTGGCTCTACACGATCGCGCGCAATCGATGTGTCAGTCAGCAACGCCGGCCGAGCCTGATACATGATGCCGATGTCGATCCGGACCTGATCCCCGATCCCGCGAACGACCCGGCGCAGATCCTCGTGGACAGGATGTCGGAGGAGGCCCTGCTCGATCTGATCCGATCGCATCTCGATCCGCTTGAGCAGGAGGCGCTCTGGCTCCGCTGCTTCGAACAGATGCCCGTCGAGCGGATCACGGCCGTGCTGGGCATCCGTCAGTCATCCGGTGCGCGTGGGATTCTGCAGCGTGCGCGCAGGAGAATGCGCGAGGCTCTGGCGCGGACTCAGGCAACAGGGGAGGCTTTGGGGGATGAAACCTAGCTGCTACTCCCTGGAGGAACTCGTAGTGGCGGC
This region of Candidatus Eisenbacteria bacterium genomic DNA includes:
- a CDS encoding ATP-binding protein; amino-acid sequence: MKFLDREEEMRRLLNLSAREGGGLVVLWGRRRVGKTRLMLEWVRLAGGLYTLADQSAGSVQRRYFAESLSSVLDGFAESEYPDWRTLLRALARQAGHAGWRGPLVIDELPYLVAASPELPSVLQGFIDHEARSARLCVALAGSSQHMMQGFQLDRTSPLFGRASEAFELHPLRAGYIGKALGMDRPTRSISAWAAWGGIPRYWELAEPFRMDTDAAIDTLVLDPNGTLHAEPDRLLVEELPPATGLRPILDVVGGGAHRLSEIAGRIGVPATSLTRPLGRLQELGLLTREQPFGAPDRGGKRSLYQIGDPFIRMWFRVVAPQRAALAVGGRAARAAIWQRHRVRLVSEAWEDLCRASVPRLTRTTLGEDGPWGPARRFWRGDGPEWDIVASSPGDDALLIGEVKWSEKPVSESEVDRIGRALLAKGLPDGPWARDKRIVNAVFVPELQAPPGRAAGRRSYRVITATDVLECMR
- a CDS encoding DNRLRE domain-containing protein is translated as MTVCDRPSPLRAVRPVISVSLPRFYGRRSGVGGQDALVMSRHMKGDSGMGSRSWSSGMGLFPLLSLAPRSRLARRPRPAASIRPAAFFCLAASLFLPAAAIAATHVVRPDGGGDFATIQAAIDAAVDGDTIELTDGWFTGAGNRDIQLDKRLTIRAQNGPGGSCIIDCQGSISDRHRGFSIDDQGAGSLLEGITIQHAYVLDPGGALDLYETSLTIDQCIFYDNYADMGGGAIYAPTGCDLQITGCTFILNRADQSGMGGGAIYLEDGTTANATGCLFHRNRSASLGGGDVYCSFSDLTLTSCTLHETYGRAIYLDSGSTAALAHTMIVFGDHAAVRCVVGSSATLSCCDVFGNAGGDWTGCLAGQEGQNGNISLDPLLCRDPSHPYYLCANSPCAPFSFPNHDCDLIGAFPVACGPHVYTLRPDGSGDFPTIQAALDGAWYGSIVELENGTYTGNGNRDILFPNRPVTLRSASGNPALCVIDCQGSPETQHRAFVFEQMNMDWCVIENIEMRNGYAGSDIGSGGAVRISSSCTPVFRGCSFRNNLAPNESGGAVVISGSGSAPTIEGCSFDSNQARDGGAIASLSGSPRITDCRFTANRCGERGAAIKFTFGESDVSGCSFLQNDASWHGGAVLVEMGSVSFTDCVFSGNSCRFEGGALSLDGFTLCTVTGCVFYGNSASNEFGSGGAIFTEADATTADRCRFIGNSADRGGAIDAWCENLAVSWCTFSDNTATGEGGAIFRWDSSGNLTTLSHSTFYHNASAEGGSGLHRLGDGLVTLSSNIFAFGYSGAAIGGQGGGSVQIDCTDIYGNEGGDWVGHIADQLGQNGNICEDPLFCLDDNPAEPYTLHDSSPCAGQHNPDCGLIGAWPVGCSDPIPADVMLIGIHETAVRQALVTLGIPFHEFYGEDWTGLDLSPYAHVYVAIHGGSIEQASLQHVADYAAQGGHLHFYGGSDYPAYAQGLNAYLLENDTNNHQWTELAAAPHVRMEELTSYLARSHNWIFDFQDWSATCYQTRLTDPDMIIAARNSSGVPMLVSKEIGAGTLDLCINSPMTESYSDPTDYAWLQLTVRNMHDLTPGAVVFTAVEDVYTTSFMPEANFGGLPDLGAGSTDEWGPGFFRTYAKFDLEAIAGRQIASALLWLDQHETGPGQEGSPCSVHRVVEPWEEFEITWMNQAAHVSQVVDVETVGREGDIGILEWDVTSLVQAWASGMPDYGLVVRHQTETINGGIGRGLFRAAESPVPMSPRILITVREPSSVDDGPHAAADLGSERLRLSPPSPNPTTGHVTVALEGTGSRPVAAEILDVQGRIIRRLTIVPTRGSGLVLWDGCGENGAQVASGRYYMRLRSGGETGSRAIVLLK
- a CDS encoding sigma-70 family RNA polymerase sigma factor encodes the protein MSQKRPVSEPSDQELVRLAKADPEGEASRRAACMLLSRHRDRVYAWCYRRLGNADEALDAAQEVLLSAYRHLSTYEPRGEFGTWLYTIARNRCVSQQRRPSLIHDADVDPDLIPDPANDPAQILVDRMSEEALLDLIRSHLDPLEQEALWLRCFEQMPVERITAVLGIRQSSGARGILQRARRRMREALARTQATGEALGDET